GCATTCAGACAGTTATTTCTGTCCTCGCTCATTGCATTGGCCGTCAAGGCGACTATGTAAGGCAGGGGTCCGTACCGCTGCCTGATTATTCTTGTAGCTTCCAGGCCGTCCATTTCTGGCATTTGGACGTCCATCAATATCACATCATAAGACTTTTGTGAAAGCTTTTCCAAAACTTCTGCCCCGTGGTTGGCAATGACAATTTCATAACCCAATTTCTTTAAAACATACTCTATAAACTTCTGGTTGACCAGGTTATCCTCCGCAACCAGCAATTCGAGCGGATATTCCTTCGAGAATTTTTCATCCAGCATTTTGGTATCGACAGCTGCTTCAGAAGGATAATGCACCTGATTGGTCAAAGCGGCGTAGATGCTCTTTTCCAAATGTGATCTTTTTACCGGCTTGCTCAAAATACCCGAAAACAGCTCACGGGATTTCGCTTTTACCTCTTCTCCGGCAGAAGTCATCAGAATAACCGGACGCGGCTGCTTCTCTTTGTGGATCGCCCGTGCCAGGGAGAGGCCATCCTCTTTCGGCAAATGCATATCCGTAATGACCAGCCCAATGCTTTTATTAATGGCCAGAATACCACGGGCCTGGCTCGCCGTAGAGGCCAGTATCGGGTCAATTTTCCACTGCTGAAGATATTTTTTTAGGATGCCCAGATTGGTCTGGTTATCGTCAACCAGTAAAACCGACTTGCCTTCAAGCCCCGATAAAGCATTGGCTCCGCCCGCCTCTTCTGAGGCTTTATCACTGAATTTTGTAGAAATATAAAAATGAAATGCGGAACCCTTGCCGTACTCACTTTTCACGCTGATCTCCCCGCCCATTAAACGGATCAGCCGTTCACAGATCACCAAACCAAGCCCCGTGCCTCCATACCGGCGATTGATAGAGGAATCGACCTGTGAAAACGCTTTGAATAAATTGGACAGATTATCCTCGCGGATCCCGATCCCGGTGTCCTCCACAGCAAAGCCAACACCCATTTCACCATGAGCCGCATCTGCATATTTGGACACATGTATGTAAACCTGACCCTCTGCTGTAAATTTAAGGGCATTGTTGATCAGGTTGATCAAAACCTGCTTCAATCTCAAACTGTCGCCAATCAGGTACTCGGGCAGATCGGGATCAATGAAATAAACGAGATCGATATTTTTCCTAAACGCAGGCAATGCGAAAAGATCCATCGTTTCCTCAATGGTAAGCCGGAGCTCATATTCGCGCTCTTCCAGGTCAATCTTACCAGACTCGATTTTAGAAAAATCCAGAATGTCGTTGATCACACTCACCAGCGTTTCGCCGCAGGCGGCTATCGTCCTGGTATATTCCTCCTGCTCTTTCGTCAATTCAGTTTCTGATAGCAATGCGGTCATGCCGATGACCCCATTCATTGGTGTCCTGATTTCATGGCTCATGGTCGCCAGGAAAATACTCTTAGCCTGATTGGCCCTCTCGGCCTCTTCCCTGGCAAGCTGTTCCTGCTCGTGCTGCTCATGCAATTCCTCTGCCTGAACCCTCAGTTCTTCGGACTGGGACTGCAATTCTTCATTCAATGACTGCAAATGTTCCGACTGGGCGTGCAGCTCCTCCGATTGTTTTTGCACAATCATCGTACGTTCTTCTACCAGTTTTTCCAGTTCCGCTTTCTGGCTGACAATGCCATTAACTCGTTGTTTGTAAAATAAATAAACGAGCAAAGCCCCTGACAGAACTGCCAATATCCGGAACCACCAGGTCGCCCAGAATGGCGGTGTAATGATGATAGTCAGCGCATTAGGACTTACAACCCAGTCGCCTGATAGGTTTTGCGCTTTGACTTTAAAAAAATACTCCCCGGGAGGCAGGTTGGTGTAGACTGCGGTATTTTCTACCCCCGGATAATTCCAGTCTTTGTCAAAATTTTCGAGAAAGTATGCATAATTCTTTTGGGACGACGTAAAATCCAGTGCCGAGTAATCGAAGGATATAAAGGACTGATTATAAGGAAGTGTGATCGACGTCGTCTCCGAAATATCATGGGGCAATAATGTCACCTGCGCTCCGGTTTTTGTCCTCATCACTTCCTTATTATTGACCCTGAAATTGGTGATGACAATCGGGTAAGTCGTCGCATCGGCATGGACTCCGGCAGGATCGAACTTGTTGAACCCATTAACACCGCCGAAGTATAATTTACCTTCATGATCCCGAAAGGCCGATTTTTGTTTAAACTCCCGGCCCTGCAGCCCATACTCTATCGAATAATTTTTAAATTTTTCAGTTTTGGGATCGAGCATGGCAAGTCCCGCTATCGTACCGATCCAGAGCATTCCCTGGTTATCTTCGACAATGGCTTCTGTGACATTGCTGATCAGCCCATGTTCTGTCGTGTACTTTTTAAAAATACCCGTTCGCGGATCGAAACGGATCAGTCCTTTGATGGTACAAAGCCACAATATCCCTTGCCGGTCCTCAGTGAGGCTATGGATCGCACTGGATTGCCGTCCGTTGCCAGAAAACCGGTACACGGCGAATTGATCAGTCTTCTGGTCATAGCGGTTTAGCTCTCCGGTACTTGTACCCACCCATAGGTTTCCTTTACGGTCGGTTAACAAACAATTGACAGTATTATCGGAAAGGGTTCCCGCCTTGCCGGGAACGTTCATATAATGTTCAAAAACCTTCTTTTCCGGGTCGTAGGCATCTATTCCGTCTCCATAGGTGCTGAGCCATATCCTTTTGTCAGGTGTTTTGGCGATTGCGTATACGTTGTCGCTCTGCAAGCTATTGGCCACGCCCGCCTGATGTTTGAAGACCTTAAACTGTCCCGTTTTTGGATCAAACACATTCACACCTTCCCCCCAAGTTCCTATCCAAAGCTTATGCTCATCGTCGCTCACAATGGCGAGAACAAAATCACCCGAAATTCCGGTACCCGATTTTTGCTGTCGGTAAGCCTTAAACTTAGAAGTAACCGGATCGTATAAATTCAAGCCTCCACCATCGGTACCGATCCAAAGCTTTTTATCCTCGTCTTCAAAAAAACATAGGACAAAATTGTGCGAAAGGCTGCCCGCAGAGGCATCGTGCCGATAATGCTCGAAACCATTGCTGCTTTTATAAGTGCTGGTCCCGGCACTGTATATCCCCAGCCACAAGTTGTTTTCACGGTCCTTGTAAATGCAGTCTACCGAATTTCCTCCAATGCTGCTCGGGTCAACTTCGTCGTAGGCGTGCACAGCAAATGTCCACTTTTCTGTATCCAGAATGTTGAGTCCCCCGTTTTCTGTTCCCGCCCAAATGTCCCCCTCATTCTCGTTGATGCTGGTGACACTATTATTCGATATCGATGCAGGATTAGCGGGGTCATTTTTGAACCGGCGAAATGTCCCGTCATTTTTCTGGTACAAACTGAGTCCACCCCGGTAGCTGCCGATCCACATCCTGCCTTTGCTGTCCTGATAAATACACCGGACATCATTTGCAGGGTGGTGGTTTTCTTTTTCCTCGGCAGGAATCAATCTGCTGAACAGGCCGGTTTTGCGGTCCAGCAGGTCAAGACCCTGTGAGGTACCTACCCACATATTGTTTTCCCGGTCACAAAAAACGGCGTATACATTGTCGCTGCTAATGCTTTTCTGATTTTTGGTATTAAACTTATAATGAGTGGCCGCAACCCTTTCGCTGGTGTCGAACACATCCAGGCCCGCAGTGGTTGCGACCCACAATTTGCCATTTTTGTCAAAAACAATGCGATGGATCAAGTTACCGGCAATGCTTTTTTCATTTTTCTCGTCATGCATATAAGTCTGAAAAGTGCCCCTGTCCCGGTCCAGCATATTAAGCCCTCCACCGGCGGTTCCAATCCAGAGATTTCCCGACTTGTCCTCCGCAAGGCTCATAACCACGTCATTGCTCAGGCTACCTGCGTCCTTTTCATTATTCTTATACACTTTGAACTCATGTCCGTCGTACCGGTTCAGTCCCCCATTGGTCCCGATCCAAATGAAGCCTTTTCTATCCTGAAAAACGCAGTTTACGTCGTTATTCAGCAGCCCGTTTTCAACGGAAAGACGTTTGAAATGAATCGGTTTGTTTTGGGCGGTCGCGGCTAATGAGGTTACCCACAGCGCCGAAATAGATAAAAAACAATAAAGAATAAACTTCATATGTCGCTTCGGGGACGTAATATTAATTCGCGAATTTATGCAGAGTAATATACGAATTATTACACAGGCAATACTATTTCCCTAGCAGCATTTTTGAATAACCGTTCACGAACTGGCTGCGATTATCTTATCGCTTTCGGGAGCAAAAAGCCACCTTTGTACCAATACGGTACTATTGGCCATTTATAAAAAATCACATTGGAAAACTTGCTCAGCATTGGCACAAATGCCTTGAAAAAAGCCGCGTTAAACGAAGGCGCGAAGGAATACATACTGGACAATCCGGTGCTATTTAAAACCTTGAAACGGGCGGCAGACCGGTACATTGGCGGGGAAACGCTGGAAGAAGCAGCGATCAAGGTTGCTAAGGAAAATCAGAACGGGTTTAAATGCTCACTGGAATTTATCGGTGAAAGTACCAGGACGGAAAATGAGGCCCGCGACGCAACCGACGAGTTTGTCACAATTTGCAGAAAAATACATTCAGCAGGCCTGCATTCAACCGTTTCACTGGACTTGTCTCACATTGGTCTTGCTATTTCAAAGGATTTATGCCTGCATCATTTAAACCTGATTTGCACCGAGGCTTCTGCCGCCGGAATTGAGGTAATTATCAGTGCAGAAGGCACAGAACGCACCGATGCGATTCTGGATAGTTATTTTGAAATCTCCAAAACCCATAGCAACATTGCCATCACATTGCAAGCCTACCTGCACCGAACGCAGGATGATTTTCAGGAAGTAATCAAACGAAATGGTCGGATCAGGATCGTGAAGGGCGCATTTGAAACTCCAAACGGGCTTTCACTATCCAGAGGAGAGCAGCTCGACGACGTATACCTGAATTTTATAGATCAACTGCTATCCCGCAAGCACAAATGTTCCATTGCAACGCACCACGGCACGATCCAGCAAAGGGCAAAAAAACTGGTTGACCTATATCAGCCTGACAAAGATCTGTATGAATTCGAGAGCCTTTACGGAATCCGTACTCAGCAGCTTCTGGATCTGAAAGCCGAAGGTTATGCCACGAAGCTGTATTTTGTGTACGGCAAGGAATGGTATCTCTACTTATGCAACCGCATCGCCGAATATCCATTGAATATCTTCCTGGCGCTGGAAGACATCGTCGGCACAAATTGACTGAATTGAATATCACATTCAACACAAAAAAGGTAAGGGAGTTGTCCCTTAACCTTTTTTGTGTTTATACAGAGTTTTACAGCTTACTTCAAAGCATACGCAAGTCCCAGACGTGACGAAACATTGGATTTGAGGTAGGGACTTCCCATCTCCCAGCCCTTGGTTTTACCCACCACAGACAACGAAATTGAAACATTGCCCGCTACCCGGTATCGTCCGTCAATCTGGAAAGAACCGCCCGTAATCTTTTTGTCCTTATAAAAAGAGGTGGGCTGGTCCCAAAAGTGTAGTACCACGTCAGTTTTCAATCGTTTTGAAAGTTGCCGGTTGTATAACCCCAGATCAAGTCCGTAGCCTTGCGACTTAAAATTGCTGAACCGATGCAGCCCAATCAGAAAATCAGTGTTACGGTATTGTACCGGAAGCATGAGCGCCAGATTGTTACCAAAATGCGTCGGTGCATATTGGAGGAAGAAATTGAATGAAGAATGCTTACCCAGCGGAATGCGGTTGATGAAGAAAATCGCCGGATTCACGAAGTTGAGCAGGGACAATTTCTTTTGATTCAACAGGTATTTTTGAGCTTCCTCAGACAGTTCCGAATAACCAATTCTGCGGTTGACCCCTTCCCCATTCGGAAACTTATCCCTGTCGGTGTACGGCTTTTCGGGACTAAACATATCGTAGGCCCAGGCAGTAAGGTCGGCACCGGCGAAATCACGCTCTTTGGGATCTGGATTTTCGTTTTTCGACACCCATACTTTTACGGAATCGCTCTGAGAACTGGCAGAAAATTTGAAATAATCCCATACATACCATGCATTGTAAAGTATCAATGCATTTTTGGCTAATGTCCTTTTTTTGTAAAAATCCTGAACCGATATTTTCCGATTGAGCAATATTTCCGACTGTACGCCAGCAACATAGGAATAAAGCAACTGACTTGGATCTTTGCTTTTGAGAATACTGAGGTCCTGGTCGCCCACCCCGTAGACCGTCCCGTCCCACCGATGTGGAAACCAGTTTCCATTTTTGGAATCGATGTCGTTGACACCTAGTACCGCTCTGTGAAACTCTTCGTGCGCCCACACGCCCAACGGAATCGGGAGTTCGCTGCCGTATTTCACAAAACCCAGACTCGCCAGATACTTAAACGCGCCATTCAATATCTTCCTGCCCCGGGTATATTCCTTCTTTCTGGGTTTAAAAAGGGCATTACCCAGTTTGTCAATACCCAGGTAACTCAGTTCGTACAAGTCAGCCGAAAATTCCAGCGCCTGGTTCATCGATGGGTAGCTATACGGCAAATCCTTATTTTGCGGCAGATCAATAATGGGTACTGAGAGACGAAGCTGATAGCGGGCCGAATCCTGAGCGGTTGCATATCCGATGGACAACCAGAAGGCAATAAGTAAAACAATTGAATTTTTCATGATCGCTAATAAATAATGTAAGAACCTTCATTTGAAAGTCTGTACAAATGTGATGCAGCGATCATGACCCGGCAAACACGAGCCAGCCAGGTTGTAATATATCTTAGGTTAAACTCAATTTTCGACCTGTGAACTGTAATCGCTCACAGAAAAAAGCAAAGCCAAAAACATCATCCTTCCATCGCATTTAAAACCAGTCGCAGACGCTCTTCGACGGTCGTGTCGCCCCTGATCTCAATCACTTTGCAAGGGATTTCCTTCAACCAGCTTTCGTGTATCCTGATATTCCTGCCGGTGAAGGTCACGTCGTCATATTTGGATGCCCACTCCATAAATTCCTGAAACAGGCGGTTACGTTCGGGATCCGTGTAAATCGTGTTTCCATACCGTTCCAGTTCTCTTTGTACCAAACGTTGCAGCCTGATTTCTGGCGGTACGTACAAGAACACCACCAGATCAAACATGGCTTGCCATTCCGGCCCCCAGCTGATCAGCGAGCCTCCCAGTATCCAGCTTTCCTGACGAGACAGATCTTCAATGAGCATCTGATTCCGAAGTGCCGGGTTTCGTTTAACTGTATACGGCACCTCCGAGGGCACCCAGAAATAATCGTCTGTATCGAAATACGGTGTCCCCGCCCGCTCAGCCAACGCATTGCCCAATGTTGTAGAACCGGCACAGGAAGCTCCCATGATATGTATTTTCATGACTTAAATGTCGGAATAGAAAAGCGAAATCAGTTTTCTCCAGCTCACGTAATCGTACAGCTCCCCGTTCATCAGAATGATCAGTCCTTTTTTTCGAAAAGGGTCATATAACATGTATGTAGACACGCCCGGTCCGCTACCGTTGTGGCTGTACATGATCGTTTCCGTATTGAAAATGTACATAAACCAGGTATGAAAGCCCAACCTTTGCATTACTTTTCATCAAACTAAAAAGAGGTTCTCTCGCAAAATAACACCTGATAACCACTTGAACCAACATTACGGAACTATTGGCTAAACTTAACCGTCTGGTAATGTAGCCCTGAATAATTTTGTCCCTGTTAATTAATTTCACTTCGATTCGTTATGCAGGAAACCGGACCAATTTCACACCAGACCTTGCTATGAACTCCCGGCAGAAAAGATTAGAAGAAAGAAAACTCATTAAGATTTCGATCGCGATCGGTTCGCTACTCACCGCATGGGCTATTGTCGTCGGAATTATGGGTGATTCCAAATCCATTATCTTCGACGCGCTCTTTTCAATGGTAGGACTTAGCCTTTCGGGTGTTTCTTTGCTGGTCCACAATTTTATCCGCAAACCCGACGACGACAACCTGCCATTCGGCCGGTCTCAATTTCAGCCTTTCGCGATCACATTACAATCTTCGGTGATTATTTTTCTGTGTTTGTATTCTTTGGCTACCTCCGTAATCGACATTATCAATGGCGGAAAAATCGTGGAGCTGGACATTGCCCTGCCCTACCTGATCGCCTCCATCTTTGTGTGCTTCCTGCTATGGTTGTTTTTCAAGAGCAAAGCGGCTCAATTGGGATCCGAATATGTAAGAATCGAATCGACGGAATGGCAGCTGGATGCACTGCTGAGCGTCGGCGTGTTGGCGGTATTATCCCTCGGATACTTCCTGAAAAACGGCTCCCTGGCGCATCTGATCCCCTATCTGGATCCATCCATGGTCGTAATTATATCGATCGTATTTTTAAGGATACCGGCTACTACCTTTTGGAAAAATGTACGCGAGCTCCTCCAATTCGCGCCCGATGATGAAGTTGAAGACAACATTCATGAAGTCTCGGAACAGATAGCAGAGCAATACGATTTTATTGATTCAGTAGTACGGGTGGCCAAAACCGGCAGCAGCTATACCATTGAGATTGATTTTTTACTTCCCAAAAATTTGGCGGATATGCAAGTCTCACAACTGGATGAGATCCGCCAGCAACTGCACGACCGCATCAAGGGCGACTACGAAATGTGGCTCACCATATCATTCACCACCGAGCGAAAGTGGATGCTTTGAGAAAGCACGTGCTTTACTTTTTTAATTTTTCCCGATTTCTTGTTTTTATTTGTTGATTTTTGTTGAAAAATTGGAACAAAACGAAGCAAATATTGACGACGAGATGCTTTGGACATCGATGAGAACGGGAAGCACATTCGCGTTCGAGGCTTTGTATCGCCGTTATTTTCAAACTTTGTTCAGCTACGGTAAACGCATTACACCCGATGAAGATGCTGTTAATGACGCCATCCAGGACCTTTTTGTCAACATCTGGCGCGGCCGGCAATCATTGAACCAGGCCATTTCGGTGAAATATTACCTTTTCCGCTCGCTCCGCAGAGAAATTCACAAATCACAAAAACAGGAAACTGTGAATGGCGAAGATTGGGAAACAGTAACCGAAGACCTTCTGCCGACTCAAATCTCAGCCGAAACCAGTTTCTCGATCAACGAAGAGACCAACATCAGGACAGAGCAACTGAATAGCTGGCTGAGCAACCTGCCTCCCCGGCAAAATGAGGCCCTCGTGCTTCGGTACTATCATAATCTGGACTATCCGGAAATTGCTGATATGCTCGGCATCAAGGAACAAACCGCCCGGAACCTGGTACAGAAGGCACTTTACATTCTTAGAAAGATGGCTATCTATCTCATTTTCATTGCATTTGAAATAAATTATTAGTTTTTCAAAAAATTTTCATGTTTTAGAAGGTTGAAACTGATTTCATCCTGCTCTATCTATTTAAAGGGAATAGTTCAATTATTTCCGATAAAGTCAACATGAAATATTCAAAATACACCACAAGCGAATTTGTTGAGGACCCCTATTTTCGAAAGTGGGTACAAAACCCCAATGACGCATCCAATGCTTTTTGGGAAAGTTTTCGCGAAAAGCATCCGGGCAAAATTCAGGAGGTTACCAATGCGCGAAACTTACTTCTCGCCGTCAAAAACCAGGTTGAGTCTGACTTTTCGAACAAATCGAATGAAGACGCGGTATTTCAGCGCATCAGGGAGCAGGCCGGATTGGAACAGAAAACACCAGTTCGCCGCCTCGCTTCCTGGCCAGCCTGGGCAGCGGCAGCTTCCGTTATTTTCTTAATGGGCTGGTGGTTTCTAAACAAGCAATCTGCGTCACAACTTTCTTACGAAACCAACCTGGAACACGCAGAAGTAGCATTGATCGAAAAGGTGAACAATACCGACCAGCCAATGGTCATCACGCTGGAAGACAGTAGTACCGTTTTTTTGAAACCGGATAGCAAGATCAGCTTCGCTGTTACATTCAATACCTCCGCCAAGCGGGAAGTTTACCTGAGCGGGGAAGCGTTTTTTGAGGTAACCAAAAACCCGGACAAACCATTCTATGTATACGCTAACGAGCTTGTTACCAGAGTTTTAGGCACAAGCTTCAACGTCAGAGCATTTAAGGATGATAAGAATGTGACCGTCAAAGTAAGTACCGGCCGCGTTTCAGTAGCAGTAGCCAAGGCAATCACAGATGCAAAGAATGCTCCATCGTCGGATGGTGTTCTGCTGCTACCCAATCAGCAAGCGGTTTTGTCGCGGCAAGACATTAAGCTCGTCAAATCGCTGGTCGAAGAGCCGGGTTCGCTCGCTGGCAAAAATCGCAAACCATTGGATGAGCGTTTCGTTTTCGAGGCTGCGCCGGCAGCTGAGGTTTTTAAAACTTTGGAGGAAGCCTATGGGTTGCACATCGAATTTGACGACGCATTATTCAACAATTGCCAGTTTACCGCCAATCTCACAGAAGAATCACTATACAATAAGCTCGACATTATTTGCAAAAGTATCGAAGCCACCTACCAGATCGTTGACGCGAGGATTATTGTCAGCGGGAAGGGGTGCGGTTGATGCAAGTCAATGGTCGATCGTCAATAACCAACCCTAAACCCTTAAAAAATGATTTGAAAAGAAACAGTACCAAAAAGAGAAGCCGGTAATGCGCTAACACTACCGACCCCGAATGCCCATTCATGTTACCATGACATCGCTTGAGACCGATGCGGGCCGTTTTGCCAAATGTGAATTCAATCAAAACAATCAAAATTATGAAAATAATTGACCCTGCCCTGTATTGGGTAGTAAAAATCATGAAGTGGTCTGTCCTTCAACTCTTTATCGCAGTCACTTTTGCGGGTATCTCCCTGGCCATTGACGTCAATGCGCAGGAGTTGCTCAGCAGGAGGATTTCCGTCCAGGCTGTAAACCAGAAGATCCAAACCGTGCTGTCCGGTATAGAAAAGAACGCCGGCGTAAGGTTTTCGTACAGCCCCAACCTGATTCAGGCCTCGCGGAAAATCACATTGAATTTGTCCAATGAAAAGCTTTCGGTAGTACTCGAAAAACTGCTGGCCCCATACAACCTCCGGTACGAAATCGTCGGCAAACAGATCATTCTGAAACGCGATATACCTGACCCGCCCGCAAACGAATCGGGCCAAAGTAATTTATTAAACCACACGCAATCCAATGAGATCCAGGTTTCGGGTATTGTTACCGACGATACCGGAGCGGGCCTGCCGGGCGTGAGCATTCTGGTCAAAGGCACGCAGAATGGGACTACCTCCGACAACAATGGGAGTTACAAACTCAGCATTTCGGATCCGAATGCCATGCTCGTTTTCTCTTTCGTTGGTTACCTCAGCCAGGAAATTATGGTCGGAAACCGTACCAGTATCGACGTTTCCATGAAAGCCGACGATAAAACCCTGAATGAGGTCGTCGTGGTAGGTTACGGTATGGTCAAAAAACGGGACCTGACCGGCTCCGTCGTTTCAATCGGTTCTGCTGAGTTACAGGAACAGCCTGTCAGTTCATTCAACCAGGCCTTGCAGGGACGCGTTTCGGGTGTACAGGTGACCAACTCATCCAATGCACCAGGTGGAGGAATTACGATCCGTGTGCGGGGCGGCAACTCTATTTCCGCCAGTAATGATCCATTGTACGTGATCGACGGATTTCCGGTAACCAGTCCTGATCCTGCTACCGGAGCGGGCAACTCCTCGTCATTCCCCAACCCGCTCGCTTCTATCAATCCCAATGATATTGAGTCCATTGAAATATTGAAAGATGCCTCTGCAACAGCCATTTACGGTTCCAGGGGTGCCAATGGCGTCGTACTCGTCACCACCAAACGAGGCCACGAAGGACGGGTTAGTGTTGATTTTGATGCCTATTACGGTGTGCAGGAAATCACCAAAATGCTTGACCTGGCGACAGCAGAGGACCACACCGGCGCGAAAAACGAACAACTCCGAAACCTGAACTTCGCGGAACGCTACGGTAACCCGGCGGGCGCATATCCCAAAAAACCATCAGAATATGGCGTGGGTACCAATTGGCAAAAAGAGATATACCGCACGGCCCCGATCCAGAATTATCAGCTGTCTTTTTCAGGAGGTACCGATAAAATCAGGTATGTGGTTAGCGGCAATTATTTCAATCAGGACGGTATTGTGATTACCTCGAATTTCAAAAGATATACTTCCCGGATCAACCTGGACGCGAAAATAAGCAAGCGACTGAAAATTGGCACGAATTTCACCATGACCAGGAGCTACAACAACAGCGTGAATGAAGTAGGCGCCAATGGAGTGGTGGGTTTAGCCGTCCGTGTGTCTCCGGCGAGCCCGGTTTTTGATGCTAACGGAAACTACCAGTTGCTCAACGTGGGCTCCGGCTCAGGATTTAATTCCGTCGCTAACCCCGTCGCTGTCGCCAGAACGACTACGAATCTCCTGACTACCGACCGCATTTTGGGAAATATGTTCGGTGATATCACGATAGGCGGAGGCCTTGGCGCAAGGATCAGCCTGGGTGCGGATGTGCTGAACACCCGTCGGAATATCTTCTACACGCCGCAAACGCTGCTGGGAAATACCGTCAATGGTTACGGTAGCAATGGCACTTCCAATAATCTCAACCTCTTGAATGAAAATATCCTTACTTATTCCAAAAAATTCAATGCGCATGCTTTCGACGTTGTCGCCGGTGTGACTTTCCAAAGCAACCGTGAGGAACGGACTTATGCCGAGGCGCAGGATTTCCCGAGTTATACCTTGGGTGCCAATAACATTGGTCTCGCCAATAAGCCTTTGCCAGCAAGAGGTGCATTGAATAAATGGGGCCTTAACTCTTATCTGGGGCGCGTCAATTACCGGTTATTGGATCGCTACTTGTTCACATTAACGGGGCGGATCGATGGTTCGTCGCGTTTTGGGCTTAATAATAAATATGGATTCTTCCCTTCCGGGGCATTTGCGTGGCGCGTTACCGACGAAAGTTTCATGAAAAATATCAAGTCGGTCAGTGATCTGAAACTGAGGGTCAGCTACGGGAT
The genomic region above belongs to Dyadobacter pollutisoli and contains:
- a CDS encoding TonB-dependent receptor → MKIIDPALYWVVKIMKWSVLQLFIAVTFAGISLAIDVNAQELLSRRISVQAVNQKIQTVLSGIEKNAGVRFSYSPNLIQASRKITLNLSNEKLSVVLEKLLAPYNLRYEIVGKQIILKRDIPDPPANESGQSNLLNHTQSNEIQVSGIVTDDTGAGLPGVSILVKGTQNGTTSDNNGSYKLSISDPNAMLVFSFVGYLSQEIMVGNRTSIDVSMKADDKTLNEVVVVGYGMVKKRDLTGSVVSIGSAELQEQPVSSFNQALQGRVSGVQVTNSSNAPGGGITIRVRGGNSISASNDPLYVIDGFPVTSPDPATGAGNSSSFPNPLASINPNDIESIEILKDASATAIYGSRGANGVVLVTTKRGHEGRVSVDFDAYYGVQEITKMLDLATAEDHTGAKNEQLRNLNFAERYGNPAGAYPKKPSEYGVGTNWQKEIYRTAPIQNYQLSFSGGTDKIRYVVSGNYFNQDGIVITSNFKRYTSRINLDAKISKRLKIGTNFTMTRSYNNSVNEVGANGVVGLAVRVSPASPVFDANGNYQLLNVGSGSGFNSVANPVAVARTTTNLLTTDRILGNMFGDITIGGGLGARISLGADVLNTRRNIFYTPQTLLGNTVNGYGSNGTSNNLNLLNENILTYSKKFNAHAFDVVAGVTFQSNREERTYAEAQDFPSYTLGANNIGLANKPLPARGALNKWGLNSYLGRVNYRLLDRYLFTLTGRIDGSSRFGLNNKYGFFPSGAFAWRVTDESFMKNIKSVSDLKLRVSYGITGNDGIGLYNSLSQYNTSRTVFGDKEVLASQASRIANPDLRWEKTAQFDIGFDLGLISNRIQLTGDYYIKTTTDLLLAVELPSTTGFTSVTRNIGSLENKGFELGINTINVDGAFKWKTNGNISVNRNKVIKLNNADQFLFGNSIVRVGESVGSFYGNVFEGIWQSTDEIKAAGNLARAGDLPGAIHYKDVNGDGVFNEASDRQILGKGMPQFIFGLTNNISYRGFDFSVFFQGVQGNTILNATRKSMEQSDPSDNLLKTVINGAWRADRPSNALPSIRQWRSTNTDSFYIEDGSFVRLKNISLGYAFQVKTNWLKRARVYVSAQNLATFTKYRGYDPEVNSDFSSNMQYGLDNYSYPAARTFTVGASLSF
- a CDS encoding FecR family protein; amino-acid sequence: MKYSKYTTSEFVEDPYFRKWVQNPNDASNAFWESFREKHPGKIQEVTNARNLLLAVKNQVESDFSNKSNEDAVFQRIREQAGLEQKTPVRRLASWPAWAAAASVIFLMGWWFLNKQSASQLSYETNLEHAEVALIEKVNNTDQPMVITLEDSSTVFLKPDSKISFAVTFNTSAKREVYLSGEAFFEVTKNPDKPFYVYANELVTRVLGTSFNVRAFKDDKNVTVKVSTGRVSVAVAKAITDAKNAPSSDGVLLLPNQQAVLSRQDIKLVKSLVEEPGSLAGKNRKPLDERFVFEAAPAAEVFKTLEEAYGLHIEFDDALFNNCQFTANLTEESLYNKLDIICKSIEATYQIVDARIIVSGKGCG